The Marasmius oreades isolate 03SP1 chromosome 2, whole genome shotgun sequence genomic sequence TGCGAGCCTAGATGCGATTGAAGATGTGATGCGCAAAGAAAACGGGATGTAAGGACAAGGAAATGATGGTTCATGAACTGAACGGTAACAAGGACGAAACAGGTATCTGAAGGCAGTCGATAAATTCAACGAATGGACCGTCTCGGCATTTATAACACCAGGAAGTAGGTCGCCAGCAATGAAAGATAGGAAGCTGACTGAAGCATCGCTGTTGCAGATAGCAAGTTTCTGCTACTTCATGAAAGTAAAAACGATGAGGGAATCAGGTCATTCTTCGTGGAAGTATGGGAGGTTTATGTGAAGACTATGATGAATCCATTTCAAAGTGCGCAGAGGACGATTGTGAGCCAGGCGTTCGACGGACGGGTGCGGGCAAGCGCAAAGAAACACTTGTAGTACTAATTAGGCAATATACATTATTATGTAAGAGGCAGGCGATGACCTGATTTCAAAGTCCGCCAAGTGTCGCTGGCAAGGATAACACTTTGCGTCTTCCCTTGGTGCTTTCCTCTGGACCGTCTCTTCTCTTTTCCCTCTCttattttctttcttctttcaagTTAGTATTCCTTTTCATTTAGCTCGTCTTCATCTACTGACAGTCACCAGCTGTatctcttttctccttcagtaATATCCACTTTCCAACTTAATCGTTCTCTCTCGCTATACGCTTTCTCAACACAACATGGCTACTGCTCCATCACCAAACTCCCGAGCTTCTCTTCTCTCTGGACTCCGCACAGGCGGGGTTCGCTCGGTCTCCTCCACAGTCCCACATACTGCTGCCCCAGGGGCCACTTTCAACATTCCCAGAGCCACATCTCACTCTTttccagaggaagaagaggaccagGTCCTTGAAATGCCTCCTAGAAATATCTATGCCAACAATCACCATGGTGCTTCTCATATCATGCCTATGACTGCTGCCGTCGATGCTCCCAATAATCGTTTTGCCCAGCAGCAGCGTGGCATGAATCCTAATAGCATTCCTTTCAGTCCTGCCTTTAACAACAATGTGAACCAGGCTCAACAACAAGCTTTCCAGATGCAAATGATGCAGTTGGAACTTTTGAAGCTTCAGGTGCGGCAGATGTTATCTTATTGTTCTCGATTTGAATTATCTGACCATTTGACTTTAGGCCGCCCAACAGTACCAAGCCGAGTTGATGGCTCAAGCTCAGCGtcagcagcaacaacagcagaACAGACGTGCCTCATACAACCCTCCCGCCACCGCTGGCCCATTATCTACCGCATTCGATATTCACTCCGCAACCGTGAGCGCTCAAATGCGCCGTGCCAGTGAACAGCAACAGATTTTCCAGTCTCAACTCTCAGTCCGTGATGATTATGTACCCATGACTGCTGCAATCGGGGGAAAGTTCGGAAGTCGTACTAACTTCCCCAGCCGCCATGACGAACAAAGTGATATCTCATATCATGGGTCGACCACTGTTATCAGCGGCGGAACTTCCTTGGGCAGCTCCAGTTCCAATAACATCAGCGGTTCGAATGTTCCATCCAAATCGGATTCTGCAACTTCCTGGAGACGGGGAGGAAAAGGCAATTCCGTCCTTAACGGTGCCAACCGTGCGGTTTCCTCACCGAGCGTCAAGGTGACACCTCCTGAGCCCGAGCGGTCCTCCCCCCCTCTTATCATTTcgccggtaacaaagaaccGCCCTCAGCCACTGCAGTTTACCCCTGTTGCACAACAGCCCCTGCCGACTGTCACCATAGACTCATCTGACGGAAATGACATCGATGATACCTCGTCAACAAGCTCCTCCAAATCAGGAGCATCGAACTCGTCCCCCACCACTCCTCAATCACCTTCATCTAACGAGATACCTCTTTCGCCGCGCGAGGAAGCCTCAAAGAAGTTGTATGAAGGTCTCGGGATGGGTCGCCCAGGCTCTGCTATCGCTGTCGCGCAGCAACCATACGGTTCCCCCCCAAATGATAACAACACGGCCTTGGTTTCCCACAGGATGGCGAGCCAGCCCACTAGGCAGCCCCGCGGGCCACCTTCAGGAGCAGACGAGCTGGGTCCCAAGAATTTTGCGACGAGGATCAGAAGAAAGGCCATCGGTGGTTTGGGCATGCTTATGGATGCCAGGGAAAGGAGAGAAATCGTGGAGGCCTTCTGACCCCGCCagttcctttttttttcttcttcatcttatcccaaacgaagaaaaaaaatcTATTTATTTGTTTGCTGGCTTGTTGGTTCGATTCATTCCTCTTATCTCTTCCTCACACACCCTTTTCCTCGTTGGAATGGACATTGAAGCGTTATAAAACGACGATACATGCGTTCTTGCCCACTGCAGTTTCGCGTCGAAGAGATAAAGAGAAAAGGAGAAGCGGTTTCAATTGAGATCTATGAGGGGAAATTGCTGCAACCAAGTTCTATTCACTCTATCCACCCTTTTGTTTCTGCCACCTTGGTCGCCTTTGTTCACTTTTGCGCATATTATACTTACACGACGTCCCCCATCTCCACATTCATTTTCATTGTAACAACCGTATTTATTGGGACATTGGAGTTGAAGCTGGATAACGGTGACTTGGTCTTGATGTCACCATCCCTTATCACTCCTTGTCTTTGTACTTTCTGTAACTCCTTCCAGTTACTGGAGGGGCGTCACCGTCGGGCTAGATAATCTGCTCCCTCGGGCCTCGTGTGTACATATTTTATGCGTCTCTGTTCGACTACTAGGTGTACTTCTATTCTACCCGCTCAACCTGAACGTACGTGAATGTCGAACAGTAGTTTTCTTTCGGTACTGCCCCACTTCCCGTGTCTTCGCAAGGCAAAGTTATCTTCTTTACCTCTTATATGGTGGTAGCTTTCCGACTCCATGTGTGGCGTGGTGATTCAGATTTGTCGTATTCGTTGAGTAATTAGCTAATCTTGGAGGCCCTGTTTGACAGCGAACGATAATGGTCTCATCGCATAACGAGTCTTCATCCCCGAAGGATTCCGCAAAATTAACACGCGATGCAACAAAGCCAAAACGTCGTTTCGTCGGCTCAAGATCCAAGGGTGCAGCCCACTCAACTTCGAGCAGTATTCCTCTCATCAGAAACCAAATTCCGCTTGAAATACTGGAAAATCCGGATTTGAATGAAGCTATCAAAGCAGTGCGTCTCCTCGAATTCGTTAAAGGTCTCATGCTGAGGTTCGTTATGAGCAGCTTCCGTCAAACTATAATCTTGAAATTCACAAAACAATACACCATGTACTGAAAAACAACGCTACAAATATCGCTCTTCAAATGCCCGAGGGACTGCAGCTCTATGCGTGTTTGATTGCTGATATCGTTGAGAGGTGAGTAACCGAAGTTCATACGTATACAATCCTTTCGCTGAGAAGACCGATCCAAGCTGACCAATGTCTCATTAGATTCACCTCTGCAATATGTACAATTCTCGGAGATGTGACGTATGGCGCATGTTGTGTCGATGATTATACCGCAAAGGCGTTGGGTTGTGATATGTTGGTTCATTATGGCCATTCGTGTTTGAGTGAGTAATACGATTCCTTACTTCTCAGAATTCCTTCTGGCGATTTTCTTTACTACTTAGTCCCCACCACGGAAACCTCCATACGTACCCTCTACGTATTCGTCGAGATCGCCATCGATTCCGATCATTTGCATCACTCTATTCGACGGAATTTTCCTTGTGAGCGGGAGGTATGTGGTTATGTTATCGGAAGAGCAAACCCCGTTAAGATATTTTCCCTCCTAGATGTTCTACGATCAACTTCTATCCCATGCAGCAGAAGAACGTCAGCGCCGCATACCTACAGGGGCACCGATCACGACCGCTACTCCCTATTTGCGAATAGAAGGATCTTCCACTTCTGGTGACCCCGAGCCTGAACACCACAAAAGCACGGATACTACGCCGACGCGACTTGCTCTCGTGTCCACCATCCAATTTGTTGCCGCTCTTCAGAGGCTAAAGGAGAATCTGAGCTCGTCGTTTAATACAAACGGGGAAACACCCATAGCGAAGGAAGTTGCCTTGTGGAAAGGCGCCTACGCTCCAACTATACCGCGATCGAAACCTCTCTCTCCGGGTGAGATTCTTGGTTGTACTGCACCGCGGCTGGAGGATGTAGATGCGCTCATCTACTTGGGCGATGGCCGCTTCCATCTAGAATCAATCATGATTGCGAATCCTAGCATTCCTGCCTTTCGGTATGACCCTTATTCGAAGAAGTTAACAAGAGAGAGGTGAATGCTGCTTTGAAAATATGGTCTTCTTTCTCAATTCCAGTCTCCTGATAGATACAACCACGAGTTGATGCGACTGACTAGAGCAGGAGCGATTAGAAAAGCTCGGTCAAGTATAAAGACATTATTGTCAGCTAAAGAAAGCAGATCATCCGGCGACAAAGCTATGTGGGGTGTTATTTTGGGAACGTTAGGGAGGCAAGGTAGTTTCAGGCAGTTGCAGGTGAGTTTTCCTGTCGCTGATATCATTCTTGCATGAAGCCTTTCCAAATTCTGTTATTAATATAATCGAATCCGTTCAGGCTATCATGCACCAACTATCTCCAATTGAGGCCGGCGAACATTTGCAGGAGTCAATCGAACGTAACACTTCATGTTCTTGTGGACATGGCTCGATGTCCACGCAAACACAGTCTGATTCCACCCTTACACCACTCGAAGCCGAAGCTTCAAGTTCTACGTGTTGCCGAAACAGAGATCAAACGCAGCCATCCACCATTGCGCACCGGATTCCCTTCATCCCGATTCTCCTCTCCGAATTATCACCCTCCAAGCTGTCATTATTCCCTCCATCCATTGAGGTTTTTGTGCAAACAAGCTGCCCGCGGTTGAGTATCGATTGGGGATACGCTTTTGAGTTGCCTAGTGGGGCGAAGGGAAGGCCGTTGCTGAGTCCGTACGAAGCAAACCTTGCCGTCTCGACTCTGACTTCGGAAAACAAGGGAGATTACTACGAAGGTGGTGACCCACGATGGATGCGCGAAGTTGATGGTGATAGTGGAGGGGTATACCCGATGGATTTCTATGCTGCTGGGACGCCTTGGGCAATTTCTAGGGTCAAAGGAAGGTTTGAGGCAATGTAATTATGAGAAGTAGTATCTTGCGAATCTATTGAGTATCTTGTACAATTTGACACGGACCCACCCCTCATCGTGAGATTGGGTGAACCGGAGTATGTCGCGCCGGATATTGCTCTCGGCAACTCAAGTTACCGTCTCCGGGGCCCATAAGAAGGGCCAACGAGGTGAATTCTCCAAAGTATCATCATGACTCCCCATCCAATCGTTGAGCTCACTTCTGAAGTGTCATGGGCTATGGTGAGCTACGACTTAATGAAAGGAGCTCTATTCATTATTTCCACTGCAGGTCGAAGACAAGTTCAGTCCATACGCGAAGGAAACGTTAACAAAGCTCATAAATTTCCTCGACGTACGCCTTAATAACCGTCTCATCAGCAATTCATTATTGAGCGTTTCTGCTAGGCGGAAGTCTTCCCAGCAACTCGCGTCGCCCACGAGCAATTACCGACGGACGAGCGTCGTTGGAAAACAATCATTCCCATTGTTGAGGAGTTGAAAGTGAAGGCTAAGAAACTCGGATTATGGAACCTTTTCCTCAGTAAAGCACATTATCCCGAATTCGGTGTTCCTCTCACCAATCTCGAAGTACGTGGCCATCTGTCTGTCGGTGATTTTCCCTCAAGACGAGTTCTCAGTACGCTGTTATGGCCGAGGTTCTAGGCAGCGGTGGCCACATTGCGTCCGAGGTGGTCAATTGCTCGGCACCCGATACTGGCAATATGGGTCAGCATTTGCACGCGTTTCTGAACAATAGTCCCTGACCCTTTCTTGAAGAGGTACTTGCGAGATATGGATCACCTGAACAGCAGAAGAAATGGCTCATTCCTTTATTAAACGGCGAAATTCGGTCTTCCTTCTCTATGACGGAGAAACACGGTGTGTTTTTCTATAGAATATTGTGAGCTACGCCTTAAATCATGCAGTCGCATCGTCGGATGCAACAAATATCCGAACCTCCATTAAGCGGGAAGGAGACGAGATTGTCATTAACGGCCATAAGTGGTATGTTCCAGCTAATAGGTTTCCACCATATCTAATTGAAAGGAATTCTATAGGTGGATCAGTGGTGCTGGCGATCCTAGATGCAAACTTCACCTCGTCCTTGGGAAGAGCGATCCTGGAAATGAAAGCGCTTACCACCAGCAAAGCATTGTCATTGTACCCACTGACACGCCAGGAATCAAGATTGTCCGGCCTATGACCGTGTTCGGGTATGACGATGCACCGGAGGGACATTGCGAAGTTATTTACGATAATGTCCGTGTTCCTCTGAGCAACCTGGTCTTAGGATGGGGAAAGGGATTCGAGGTAATGATTCAGTCCTCCCTTTCTGATATGTTACGGGCGATTCATACGAACTTTTTTTTAGATCATTCAGGGCCGTCTTGGGTGAGCTCAGTTACTGAGAAATATCGACAAGACGGTCAACACTAACTAATATATTGCAGCCCAGGTCGAATCCATCACTGCATGCGGTCTATCGGTGTCGCTCAAGCAGCTTTGAACACGATGCTTCGCCGGGTAACGGATCCTGCTCGAAAACCATTTGGAAAGTACCTACATGAACACGGTGAGTTCCTAGAAGTCCAGATGAAGTATTCTACATTCTCATTCGTCACAGGAACTGTTGTTGCCGATATTGCCAAGTCGCGTGCAGAAATTGAGGGCGCGAGACTGCTCGTCCTTAGTGCCGCATTGATGGTGTGTTTCGTCTCAATAAAAAGTTTCTTTCAACCGTTCCTGAACGATGGTTACAGATCGACAAGTATAAAGCCAAAGGTGCATTGAAAGAAATTGGAATAGCGAAAGTAAAGGAATGACCTGGGAATGGTTCTATCATGGCAATTGACCAAGACTTTCAGTTTGTTATTCCTTCGATGGCCCTCCGAGTTGTAGATCGTGCCATACAATTACACGGCGGAGAGGGTGTTTCTCAAGATCAAACTCTTGCAAAAGCTTGGAGTGGCTTGCGAACACTGCGCCTTGCTGATGTATGTTTTTCGAATCCTCAGTGTATGCGTTCAATGGAACTTATCTCCGAAATTCGAATCCTAGGGACCTGACGCTGTGAGTTTCGATTATCTTGATTGTTCGTAGTGTCGTGTCTGACACAAGGATGTCTTCTCTCTAGGTACACATTCAACAGGTCGGATTGCGAGAGTTGCGAAGAGCTCCTGCGGTTGTGGCTAAAGAGCAGGAGCGCAagcaaaaggaaaggattttgATGGAGAAAGCAGGCTTGAAGAGTCGCCTCTGATATGAATAGTTTGGCTCTATTGTACTGGTACTCATATGAAACCGTGTACGTCTACTTAAGAGGACTGGATGCCTCCGACTCTCTCCACGGATACAGAATGGGAAAGCGGattttttgattttttttgattTGGAATGCGGCGGGAGTTGTTCCATGATACGGAAGTCAGACGCTCCACTTCTGAACGTTTGCTTGTTTGACCCTTCAGACTATGAATCACTCGCTCATGGAGAACCCTCATTCACTTTCCACGACTTGTCCTGTTATATACGAAACTCCAAATAAACTGTCCATACTGACTTCTGAGGGACGCATGAGCCGGCACAGCCACGTAACTGCTCTCCATGTCGTCCTCCCTCCGACGCGTTCCTTCTCCTGCCCGAATAATAAGAAGATACGCATCTTCTGCAAACTCGAACCCTAAAAAGTCTTCTTTTCTAACGCCAGAAAAAAAGCGGGCCCTCATCTCGTTGTACCATCAATCCGATACCTTCATAACGCCTGAAAACCTCTCCGACCGAATCGACCAAGCCTTCCTCAAACGGAGTGTCGTTAGAACCCAATTGAATAGATATGACATGGAAGGGTTGATTAAAGACCAACGGGTTGCACCAAAGTTCAGCGAATGGGCCCGCGATAGACGAGGTTCGGTTGGTGTGGGGGGAGAATGGAGTGGAAGCACGACACCGAGAGAATGGAGGGTTATTGAAGCTCTCTATGGGGTAGATGCGAGTGATACTAGTCATGCTATGCCTGGACAGGAAGCATTGGAAGACTTTTCAGAGTCAGAGGATAGTCTGGAGATTgacaaggaagaaagattgAGGAATGGGTCGTCAGATGTATGTCTTACTTTGTATTGTCGAACCATTCTCACATATCTTTATTCAAGTTGAACTCACCACGAAATGCCAGAATTTAAGCGGTCTGCACTGCGAGGGTTCCGCGTCGCCGACCGTTCATTATAATATACTTAGATTCCGTATCGTAGTCCTATCCAGAACCGAGCTTGCTGTTTCCACTTGGTTTTCATCGGGCGCGGTTAAACTCTCAGTAAGCACGACGGAGTCAGATAACTTTATTCTCTGTATGTACTCAATTCATTGCCGTGCTTGCGCAATGCTCGCCGCAGCTCTATTTGAGCGCTTGAACCGGAAATATAAGCTGAGTCAGTCTTCTCATCTTATCAGATAAATTTTCCAGAAACCCATATCAACTCTCTGCCCTTTCTGTCCGTTTCTTCTACCATATTCGTCGATTATGCATACCCTTAGACGTTTCAAGACCGTTCTTTTAGGCGAGGACACGTCGGTGGAAAGTATCTACGCGCAACTTGAATCAGGAGGAGTTCCCATAGCAGACGTCGACTGTAGAAGTTGCTCTGACCCTTGCGACGAAGGTATGTGGTTCTGAAAATGAGGGAAACGCtgagacgacgacgacggcaGGGCACGATCCTTATCCTGCCAGATTTGATGTAGACATGGAAAGTCAGATGTTGGGTTCAGTAAAGCCCTATCATCGACAGGTGCTGTGGTTCCCTTTCATCTTCTCCCACGCTATAGTTCACCGTCTCTCAGATTGTTATTTCTACTGGTGTAACCGACTGGGACAGAGATATATCCTCGACGAAAGGCACCCTTGCATCATACCTGGAACATGTAACACATCGACCCCGACTCTCTTCCTCCCCCTCACAGAAGAAATCTTCCACATCCGTCTCTGGAGTGTTTAATTCAACAGGTCCTTCAACACGGATCTCCGTTTTGAACGGCAGCCATCGTACGTTGAGCGAAGACCCGGACATGGACACAGTTTTGGTCTTTCCTGATTACAAACTTGTATGCGACATCCCGAGGTCTGCAGAAGGTGCCCAAACGTTGTGGGATACGTGTTTGGATCCGCTGGATGGACCTTTGTCGGAGAAGAGCACGTTGAGTACGTGGGTCATACCGTATTCTTGTGTCATTTTGCTCTGTATGTGGGTCCGGTATGTCTTTATCTGATAACGAACTGAACAAGATTTCAGGTTCTCACAAACGTCGGGATAACCGGTGTTCCATCGCAGCTTCTAAACTTGGTCAAGGTATTCAACCTTATCCATAGGGTTTTATATAGATTGATAACCTTATTTAAGAGTTCACACATTCATTAGAGAGAGAAGGATGGTCGGTTGATACCGAGGTTGAACATCCGGATTCGAAGCCAATAGAAAGCTTAAAAGAATCACAGGAGGAGTATGTGTCGGAGAAGTTACGAGAGCTACcgacgatgaagaaagcGCTTATTTTACGGAATTCCCATACGGGTGGGCACAAGTTTGCTGGAAATTGTATTGTACGTCTTGGGTTCTTTATGACGAACAATTTGCCTGACATCCTTTAGATATATACTCCACAGGGATACGGGGTGTGGTATGGTCGTGTGTCTACGCACGAAGTGGATGCAATCGTTgtgaatacaattcagaagGGTCTGGTGCTTCCACCATTGCTGCGGGGTGGGGTTAATATATCACGTCCTGGATGCAAGTCCTTGAACGATTGGTGAGAGTGACATCTATAGCATAAGTATAATTGTTTAGAATCGGGAATATCCAAACTTGTTCATATTACGCATTCAAGACTGGAACTCATTGCGTTGAACTGCATTAAACCAGTCTTCGGCTATATCCCTACACGATTTATCAAGTGAGAAGTATACAGGCTGTACTTACATATGTAGGCTAAACTTTGTCGCTGCATCTGTGTTCGTTCCCTCCCGCCAAATCCATAAATCGGATTCAAGCACACCCCTACTGTTGAGTCGGAGGAAACCGAAGGCGAGCCACTGAAAGGACCCACACCCTATTACTGGTGTACATGTTGTCCAGAAGGGGATGGAGGTAGGTCCACCCTTGTGAAGACATCACCACGTGACTTGCTCCTCTCCAATCCCGCCCTTTGTTCTGGCACAAAAGCCTCGATGTTTTATGGAGCCTGAGTCGCTCGCCACCCCAAAAAAAGATGCCATTCGGCTGAAGATCCCCCCTCGATTATATATCGTTCCTGGCACTGCTTTCTTCGTTGGCTTATCGATCGGATTCGTCCGGGGGGCACGTCAAACTGGATTACGCTTTCTAGCAGAAAATGCCCATCGACCACCTCGGACAATAAAGGGGTGGTATTTTTACAATAAAACAAAGAATTACCGGATGCTGTATGGAGGAGGAAAGGGTGCCGTGAGAGAAGGCAGTAAATTGGTCGGGATATCTCTGGGCTGGGTTGGGATTGAAGAAGGGTTGCGGTGGGCGGGTTATCCTTGGAGTGAAACGGCCGAAGTGGGGGCTGGT encodes the following:
- a CDS encoding uncharacterized protein (BUSCO:EOG09265GGX) gives rise to the protein MSHHLFILSPSDTPIYSLTHYSTKPAASIGSPLSANLPNWSTSAFAGTLTALSGASSATQHTTGGTVRVGGGQDRHVIQMIANASLDAIEDVMRKENGMYLKAVDKFNEWTVSAFITPGNSKFLLLHESKNDEGIRSFFVEVWEVYVKTMMNPFQSAQRTIVSQAFDGRVRASAKKHL
- a CDS encoding uncharacterized protein (BUSCO:EOG09261X9E) — encoded protein: MVSSHNESSSPKDSAKLTRDATKPKRRFVGSRSKGAAHSTSSSIPLIRNQIPLEILENPDLNEAIKALPSNYNLEIHKTIHHVLKNNATNIALQMPEGLQLYACLIADIVERFTSAICTILGDVTYGACCVDDYTAKALGCDMLVHYGHSCLIPTTETSIRTLYVFVEIAIDSDHLHHSIRRNFPCEREMFYDQLLSHAAEERQRRIPTGAPITTATPYLRIEGSSTSGDPEPEHHKSTDTTPTRLALVSTIQFVAALQRLKENLSSSFNTNGETPIAKEVALWKGAYAPTIPRSKPLSPGEILGCTAPRLEDVDALIYLGDGRFHLESIMIANPSIPAFRYDPYSKKLTRERYNHELMRLTRAGAIRKARSSIKTLLSAKESRSSGDKAMWGVILGTLGRQGSFRQLQAIMHQLSPIEAGEHLQESIERNTSCSCGHGSMSTQTQSDSTLTPLEAEASSSTCCRNRDQTQPSTIAHRIPFIPILLSELSPSKLSLFPPSIEVFVQTSCPRLSIDWGYAFELPSGAKGRPLLSPYEANLAVSTLTSENKGDYYEGGDPRWMREVDGDSGGVYPMDFYAAGTPWAISRVKGRFEAM